A genomic stretch from Candidatus Bathyarchaeia archaeon includes:
- a CDS encoding HEPN domain-containing protein, producing the protein MYEFRRFYLEKFEEAKRWFLQALRDLKAARDSVKAGNYEWASFQAQQSAEKAAKALLYGLGIGAWGHSLVELLELMKSEDVEEIIVYARELDRHYIPSRYPNSFESGYPGMYYDKETAERAIKICEAIMDWAKRRLERLGLKL; encoded by the coding sequence TTGTATGAGTTTAGGAGATTTTATTTGGAGAAGTTTGAGGAAGCGAAGCGCTGGTTTCTCCAAGCCTTGAGAGATCTTAAAGCGGCTAGGGATAGTGTTAAAGCCGGAAATTATGAATGGGCCTCTTTTCAAGCGCAGCAATCGGCTGAAAAGGCTGCGAAGGCACTGCTTTACGGTCTAGGCATAGGGGCTTGGGGGCACTCTCTCGTGGAGTTGCTTGAGCTAATGAAAAGTGAAGACGTAGAGGAAATCATAGTTTACGCAAGGGAATTGGATAGGCATTATATCCCATCCAGATATCCTAATTCCTTTGAGAGCGGTTATCCAGGAATGTACTACGATAAAGAGACGGCGGAAAGAGCCATCAAAATTTGCGAGGCGATTATGGATTGGGCAAAGAGGCGACTGGAGAGGCTTGGACTGAAGCTGTGA
- a CDS encoding nucleotidyltransferase domain-containing protein: protein MGKEATGEAWTEAVNAFLEKLKGKIRIESAIVHGSAAGGRSGYWSDVDLLLVSDDFLYLPFLERLRLLTELKVNKVEALGYSYRGMMKKGNPVALGALIEGVAVVESERVKKLREEARKTYFRKGRAWFPHPS, encoded by the coding sequence TTGGGCAAAGAGGCGACTGGAGAGGCTTGGACTGAAGCTGTGAATGCCTTCTTGGAAAAGTTAAAGGGAAAAATTCGGATAGAGTCAGCCATTGTCCACGGCTCTGCCGCTGGGGGTAGGAGTGGCTATTGGAGCGATGTGGACCTCCTATTGGTTAGCGATGATTTTCTCTACCTCCCATTCCTTGAGAGGCTTAGGCTCCTCACCGAGCTGAAGGTAAATAAAGTGGAGGCTTTAGGTTACTCGTATAGGGGGATGATGAAAAAGGGCAACCCCGTTGCGTTGGGGGCTCTTATCGAAGGTGTAGCTGTAGTTGAATCCGAAAGAGTTAAGAAGCTTAGGGAAGAGGCAAGGAAAACATACTTTAGGAAGGGGAGAGCATGGTTTCCCCACCCTTCTTAA
- a CDS encoding RDD family protein — MVQQVYKGIGVRFAAQIIDGIILAIIYFGVGFSMFGTWSWEVTGFAAAPFITVIGIIDFLYFMILEGTVGSTLGKRALKLKVVKEDGTACGLAASFIRNILRIIDALPFIYIVGMIFIARSPKKQRLGDRIAKTVVVEAPGPTVPTPAAMPEFAEEMGFCVNCGVRIPSSAAYCPKCGAKQ, encoded by the coding sequence TTGGTTCAACAAGTGTATAAAGGGATTGGAGTTAGGTTTGCGGCTCAAATCATCGACGGGATCATACTGGCCATCATATACTTTGGCGTGGGGTTCTCCATGTTTGGGACGTGGAGCTGGGAGGTTACGGGGTTCGCCGCCGCCCCTTTCATCACGGTCATTGGCATCATAGACTTTCTATATTTCATGATCTTGGAGGGGACTGTGGGGAGTACGCTGGGCAAGAGGGCGTTAAAGTTAAAGGTTGTGAAAGAAGATGGAACGGCTTGCGGCCTAGCCGCTTCATTTATCAGGAACATTCTCAGAATCATCGACGCTCTTCCCTTCATATACATTGTGGGCATGATTTTCATCGCCAGGTCGCCTAAGAAGCAGAGGCTGGGGGATCGAATCGCCAAAACGGTAGTCGTAGAAGCGCCCGGCCCAACCGTCCCTACGCCCGCAGCCATGCCTGAGTTTGCGGAGGAAATGGGTTTCTGCGTAAACTGTGGGGTGAGGATCCCCAGCTCAGCCGCTTATTGTCCGAAATGTGGGGCAAAGCAGTAA